From the genome of Diceros bicornis minor isolate mBicDic1 unplaced genomic scaffold, mDicBic1.mat.cur scaffold_67_ctg1, whole genome shotgun sequence, one region includes:
- the SHD gene encoding SH2 domain-containing adapter protein D encodes MAKWLRDYLSFGGRRLPPQPPTPDYTESDILRAYREQKNLDFEDPYEDADSRLEPDPAGAGDAKYDSLKHRLIKVEAADMARAKVLLGGPGDESEGDTEYSDPFDAQPHPPPMDDGYMEPYDAQRVVSELPCRGVQLYDTPYEEEDREPGDGPPSGRRPRQSRLPQEDERPADEYDQPWEWKKDHISKAFAVQFDCPEWERTSGSAKELRRPPPRSPQPSERVDPALPLEKQPWFHGPLSRADAENLLSLCREGSYLVRLSETSPQDCSLSLRSSQGFLHLKFARTREKQFVLGQHSGPFASVSELVLHYSSRPLPVQGAEHLALLYPVVTQTP; translated from the exons ATGGCCAAGTGGCTCCGGGACTACCTGAGCTTTGGCGGTCGGAGGCTCCCTCCGCAGCCGCCCACCCCCGACTACACGGAGAGCGACATCCTCAGGGCCTACCGCGAGCAGAAGAACCTGGATTTCGAGGACCCCTACGAGGACGCCGACAGCCGCCTGGAGCCGGACCCCGCGGGCGCCGGGGACGCCAAGTACGACTCCCTGAAGCATCGGCTCATCAAGGTGGAGGCGGCCGATATGGCCAGAGCCAAGGTCTTGCTGGGCGGCCCCGGGGACGAG TCAGAAGGCGACACCGAATATTCAGACCCCTTTGATGCCCAGCCTCATCCGCCACCCATGGATGACGGCTACATGGAGCCCTACGACGCCCAGCGGGTCGTGAGCG AACTGCCGTGCAGGGGCGTGCAGCTGTACGACACCCCTTACGAGGAGGAAGACCGAGAGCCGGGAGACGGGCCTCCTTCGGGGCGGAGGCCTCGGCAGAGCCGGCTGCCCCAGGAGGATGAACGGCCGGCTGATGAGTACGACCAGCCCTGGGAGTGGAAGAAAGACCACATCTCCAAGGCCTTTGCAG TGCAGTTTGACTGTCCGGAGTGGGAACGGACCTCGGGCTCAGCCAAGGAGCTCCGGAGACCCCCACCACGAAGCCCCCAGCCCTCAGAGCGCGTGGACCCGGCCCTGCCCCTGGAGAAACAGCC GTGGTTTCACGGTCCCCTGAGCCGGGCGGATGCCGAGAACCTGCTGTCGCTCTGCAGAGAAGGCAGCTACCTCGTGCGGCTCAGCGAGACCAGCCCCCAGGACTGCTCCCtgtccctcag GAGCAGCCAGGGCTTCCTGCATCTGAAGTTCGCGCGGACCCGGGAGAAGCAGTTCGTGCTGGGTCAGCACAGCGGCCCCTTCGCCAGCGTGTCCGAGCTGGTGCTCCACTACAGCTCTCGCCCGCTGCCCGTGCAGGGCGCCGAGCATCTGGCCCTGCTGTACCCGGTGGTCACCCAGACGCCCTGA
- the TMIGD2 gene encoding transmembrane and immunoglobulin domain-containing protein 2, whose protein sequence is MGSLGTALVLLGQLWALQGAPGLSVLQEPRWLRVRQDTQVTLTCEVVQTQAWERLRVEWIKDGDSVCQSYVTKGSLRPGGCGPRRRLSWRPPGTVTLQLDRVSLNDSGDYVCWVATEIPELEEAEGNGTWLLVETDGRPPPKQGSSFPGLLPALLVAGGVAVAAIALGAGIWGRRRCGHEDSGNPLYSNVLYRPRGAPKKTEAWPVEGKVLETPREDRKTQSFYSVSFPQPPTPQRCLAPKPCPSPRPSHLISTVRVSPDPGPSRQPRPRGFLEEGREVGAPGDPERTPKWPREDATGSTGVSGARAPS, encoded by the exons ATGGGGTCCCTGGGCACAGCGCTGGTCCTTCTGGGGCAGCTCTGGG CCCTGCAAGGAGCTCCAGGCCTGAGTGTGCTTCAGGAGCCCAGGTGGCTGCGGGTGAGGCAGGACACCCAGGTGACTTTGACCTGCGAGGTGGTGCAGACCCAGGCCTGGGAGCGGCTCCGTGTGGAGTGGATCAAGGATGGCGACAGCGTGTGCCAATCATATGTCACCAAGGGCAGCCTCAGGCCAGGGGGCTGCGGGCCCCGGAGGCGGCTCTCCTGGAGGCCGCCTGGCACTGTCACCCTGCAGCTGGACCGCGTGAGCCTCAACGACAGTGGGGACTACGTGTGCTGGGTGGCCACGGAGATCCCGGAGCTGGAGGAGGCCGAGGGCAACGGAACGTGGCTGCTGGTGGAGACAG ATGGCCGGCCACCGCCAAAACAGGGCTCCAGCTTCCCAG GACTCCTCCCGGCTCTGCTGGTGGCGGGGGGCGTGGCCGTGGCCGCGATCGCGCTGGGCGCCGGGATCTGGGGCCGCCGCCGCTGCGGGCACGAGGACTCAG GGAACCCCCTCTACAGCAACGTCCTCTACCGGCCCCGGGGGGCGCCAAAGAAGACTGAGGCATGGCCTGTGGAGGGGAAGGTGCTGGAGACCCCCAGGGAGGACCGGAAAACCCAGAGCTTCTATTCCGTCTCTTTCccgcagccccccaccccccagcggtgcctggcccccaaaccttgccccagccccaggccctctCATCTCATCTCTACAGTCAGAGTCTCTCCTGACCCAGGCCCCTCTAGGCAGCCGAGGCCGAGAGGGTTCCttgaagagggaagagaagtcGGAGCCCCCGGAGACCCAGAGAGGACCCCCAAGTGGCCACGTGAAGATGCGACTGGTTCCACCGGGGTCAGCGGGGCCCGCGCTCCGTCCTGA